DNA sequence from the Brevundimonas sp. NIBR10 genome:
CACGACGGCGGGGGCCTCGGCCTTGATGGCCTTCACCTTGACGTCGAAGGTGGCCAGCTTTCCGGCCAGGTTGGCGGCCTGATAGTCGGCGGGGAAGGTGACCTCGATGGTCTTCTCTTCGCCGACCTTGGCACCCTTGAGCTGCTCTTCGAAGCCCGGGATGAAACGGTTGGAGCCGATCACCAGGTCGGCATCCTCGGCCGCGCCGCCCTCGAAGGGCTCGCCGTCCAGCTTGCCCAGGAAGTCGATGGTCAGTTGATCGCCGTCGGCGGCCTTCACGGTCTTGCCCTTCTTGTCTTCGTAGTTCTTGGCCTGTCCGGCCAGTTCGGTCAGGGCCTCGTCCAGATCGGCGTCGGACGCCTCATAGGTCGGGCGGGCCAGCTTGAGCGTCTTGGGATCGACCGGCGTGAAGTCGGGCATGACTTCCAGGGCCATCTCGTAGGACAGGTCCTCCTCGCCCTTGATGACCTTGTCCATGTCGGACAACAGCTTCATCTCGGCCGGGGCGGCAGGACGCAGATTGATCTCTTCCAGCGCCTTCTGGCTGGTCTCGTTCAGCTCGGCGTTGATGATCTCGCCCATGAAGTCACGGCCGAAGGTCTTCTTGACGTAGGTGACGGGCACCTTGCCGGGACGGAAGCCCTTCAGCTTCATCTGCGGCGCGACTTCCTTGACCTTGGCGTCCAGCTTGGCGTTCAGCTCGGCCGCGGGGATGGTCACGCCGATGACGCGGCTGAGACCTTCGGTGGTTTTTTCGACGACTTGCATGGCCGGGATTCTGACGCTCTGTGGCGCGGCGACCTCTCGAGGGCTGCGCGCGCGGGGTGGAAAAGCAGAAAGGGCCGCTCCATTCAGGAAGCGGCGCCTCGAAGGCCGCCCTTATGTCGAGATGGGCCCCAAAGGTCAACGCGGCGATGGTTTCGCAAGGGGCGGATCGTCGCTATCTGTGCCGGATGACCCAATCTGCCCTGCCCATCGGCGTCTTCGTGACGCCCGTCACCCCGCTGCAACAGAACTGCACGACGGTCTGGTGCGCAAAGACGAACAAGGCAGCGGTGATCGATCCGGGCGGAGCTGTGGATCAGGTTCTCGGTGAAATCGCGCGGCGCGGTCTGACCCTCGACCAGATCTGGATCACCCACGGCCACCTCGATCACGCGGGCGGGGCGGCGGAAATGAAGGAAAAGACCGGCGTCCCGATCATCGGCCCGCATGAGGACGATCTGTTCTGGATCGAAGGGATTCCCCGCCAGGGTCAGATGTACGGATTGCCGGACGCGCGCACCTTCACATCGGATCGCTGGCTGACGGACGGCGACACGGTGACCCTGGGCGAAACGACGTGGGACGTAGTCCACACGCCCGGCCACACACCCGGCCACGTCGTCTTCTTCAACCGCGAAAGCGGCTTTGCCCAGGTGGGGGACGTGATCTTTCAGGGCTCGATCGGCCGGACGGACTTTCCCAAAAGCGACCACAACGCCCTGCTTCACTCGATCACGCACAAGCTGTGGGCTCTGGGCGACGGGGTCACCTTCGTGCCGGGACACGGGCCCATCTCGACGTTCGGGGCCGAGCGCCAGACCAACCCCTATGTCTCGGACCGGGCGATGCGGTCGACGCCGATCGCCCGGCCCGCGACGGGACCGTCCTGAGCCTTCAGCGACGCAGCAGAAGCCCGATCAGGACACCGGCCCCGACGGCATAGAGGGCGACCTTGATCGGCTCATCCACGATGGCTTCGCGGGTCGAAGCTGCCCGGCTACGCGCCCACTCGCGCGTCTGGCTCAGGTCTTCGCGAACGGCCTGGCGGATCGAGGTCGTCTGGGCGAAGGATCGCGTCTCGGAATCGCGACGATCGGCATTCGCCAGAAAATCCGAGGCCTGACGGTCCAGGCGGGCGGACTCGGTGTCATCCTCGATGATGTCGTCGGCAGTCGCGGCGGTGGCGTAAGGGTCGGTCATGGCGTCATCCTGGGTTGAGGGGCTGGCCGACTGAACAGTCCTTCGGGCGGCCGGTTCCGTTCGACCTGAACATCCTGATCAGCAGCGCGTTGGTCTGGCTCACCAAGGAGCGCGCCATGTCCCCCAACGAACCGGAACCCCGTCCCGAAGAACAACCGGCCCCCGATTTTCAGCCCGAGGTCGAGCCGGCCGGCAGCCCGGACGAAATCCCGCCCTTCGATCCCGGCGGCGGCGAAGGCGATTTCGGCCAGCCGATGTCCTGATCCGGATCATTTCGACCGTGACACGAAAGCGACGCACCCTCGGAACCTTGCCCCACCCCCGGGGTTTTGAAGCCAAGCCGTAGCTTACTCAGGAAGGAACAACCCAATGGCCGAAGGTCAGCCCAACCGTCCGTCGGGTGTGTCCAAGCGAGGCTTCGCCTCGATGGATCCCGAGCGTCAACGTGAGATCGCTCGCAAGGGCGGAGCCAGCGTCCCCAGCGAGAAGCGCAGCTTCTCACAGGACCGTGGTCTGGCCGCACAGGCCGGCCGCAAGGGCGGCGAAGCCTCTCACGGGACACGCCGACCTGAAGACGAGGTCGAAGGTCAGGCAGAATAGCCGCTTCAGGACCGACAGAACGGGGCGGCGGATCGCAGGATCCGCCGCCCTTTTCGTATCCCGTCAGGCCTCGAGGACGACGATGGCGACCGAGGGCTCGGGGCCGACCTCGAACGCGGCTACCGACCACCCTGCGGCCTCGGCGAGTGCACGCACCGTGGCCTCACGATACTTGCGCGAGCTTTCGGTGTGGATCGTCTCGCCCTCAACGAAATCGACGGTGGCTGCACCGATCCTGACCCTCTGGTCGCGCGTCGAGCGCAGATGCATCTCCATCCGGGCGTCGACCGGGTTCCACAGCGCCAGGTGCTCGAAGGCCGACAGATCGAAATCCGCGTCGAGCTCCCGATTGGCACGGACCAGCAGGTTCTTGTTGAACGCCGCCGTCACCCCTTGCGCATCGTCATAGGCGGCGACCAGTGTCCCCGGATCCTTGACCAGATCGACCCCGAGGATGAACAGGGCTCCGGCGTCCAGACGCTCCCGCGCCACGCTCAGGAAGCGGACGGCGTCTTCGCGATCCAGGTTGCCGATCGTCGATCCCGGAAAGAACCCGACCCTTCGCCCGAGCCCCAACTCCGGCAGGGCCGGCAGGTTCAGGAAATCGCCGACGACCGGCTCGACCCGCAACGAAGGATAGGCGGCAGATATACCCTCGACCGCCTGTTCCAGCGCGTCAGGACTGATGTCGATCGGCACATAGGCGGCAAGATTGGGTGCGGCATCGAGCAGGATGCGCGTCTTCTCGCTAGCCCCGGATCCGAACTCGACCAGCACCGCCCGGTCGCCGAACCGCGCCGTCAGGGACGGCGCCAGTTCTCGCAGGAGTGCGGCTTCCTGACGCGTCGGATAGTATTCCGGAAGGCGCGTGATCTCCTCGAACAGCCGCGACCCCTCCGCGTCATAGAACCATTTAGGCGACACGGCCTTCTGCGGCTTCGCCAGGCCGGCCAGCAGTTCGGTTCGGAACTCTCGGGTGACGGCGTCGTCACCGAGGTCCCGCTCTTCCGAGGAAACATCCTCGGCCAGTCTCAGTCCCATGAACGCCCATCTTTGATGCGGATAGAAGAAGTTGCGGTAGGTCGCGCGGCCATGGCCATCGGGTGTCGCGAACGAGGAGCCCCTCAGAACGCTCTGATTGGCCATGAATTTCCCGTTGTACTCCGC
Encoded proteins:
- the tig gene encoding trigger factor, which translates into the protein MQVVEKTTEGLSRVIGVTIPAAELNAKLDAKVKEVAPQMKLKGFRPGKVPVTYVKKTFGRDFMGEIINAELNETSQKALEEINLRPAAPAEMKLLSDMDKVIKGEEDLSYEMALEVMPDFTPVDPKTLKLARPTYEASDADLDEALTELAGQAKNYEDKKGKTVKAADGDQLTIDFLGKLDGEPFEGGAAEDADLVIGSNRFIPGFEEQLKGAKVGEEKTIEVTFPADYQAANLAGKLATFDVKVKAIKAEAPAVVDEDFAKRIGLESLDKLKELLRDNLNQQYAGAARFKLKRALLDQLDEAHSFDLPPKMVEAEFDGIWKQVEADKAKGDLPEEDAAKSDEDLKAEYRKIAERRVRLGLVLAEIGRANNIGVTDQELNNAIMAEARNYPGQEKMVLDFYRQNPNAAAQMRAPIYEEKVVDLIFNQAETTDTPITKEELLKDEDEG
- the egtB gene encoding ergothioneine biosynthesis protein EgtB; the protein is MNDHTRIAVRQHDDVALYRRVRDAMPALAAGLSSEDLSAQAMPDASPGKWHLAHTSWFFEAMILAADEGYEPVDPRFQQIFNSYYEALGERVARHERGLMTRPSLEDVLAYRAEIDRRMVDRLGRGLTSAADRYLFVLGLHHDQQHQELFLMDILALMARSPLDPAAYAVEPRALPVEPARGGFETFTGGMATLGHDGPGFAFDNEGPAHPVWLQPFALARDLVTNREWIAFIDDGGYRRPELWLSDGWATVKAEGWTAPLYWRDDPEGCTTMSLTGRVPVDPDAPVRHVSAYEADAFATWAGKRLPTEAEWEYAATTRPDAFDNLFGEVWQHTSSAYLPYPGFRPTAGTAAEYNGKFMANQSVLRGSSFATPDGHGRATYRNFFYPHQRWAFMGLRLAEDVSSEERDLGDDAVTREFRTELLAGLAKPQKAVSPKWFYDAEGSRLFEEITRLPEYYPTRQEAALLRELAPSLTARFGDRAVLVEFGSGASEKTRILLDAAPNLAAYVPIDISPDALEQAVEGISAAYPSLRVEPVVGDFLNLPALPELGLGRRVGFFPGSTIGNLDREDAVRFLSVARERLDAGALFILGVDLVKDPGTLVAAYDDAQGVTAAFNKNLLVRANRELDADFDLSAFEHLALWNPVDARMEMHLRSTRDQRVRIGAATVDFVEGETIHTESSRKYREATVRALAEAAGWSVAAFEVGPEPSVAIVVLEA
- a CDS encoding general stress protein is translated as MAEGQPNRPSGVSKRGFASMDPERQREIARKGGASVPSEKRSFSQDRGLAAQAGRKGGEASHGTRRPEDEVEGQAE
- a CDS encoding MBL fold metallo-hydrolase; this translates as MTQSALPIGVFVTPVTPLQQNCTTVWCAKTNKAAVIDPGGAVDQVLGEIARRGLTLDQIWITHGHLDHAGGAAEMKEKTGVPIIGPHEDDLFWIEGIPRQGQMYGLPDARTFTSDRWLTDGDTVTLGETTWDVVHTPGHTPGHVVFFNRESGFAQVGDVIFQGSIGRTDFPKSDHNALLHSITHKLWALGDGVTFVPGHGPISTFGAERQTNPYVSDRAMRSTPIARPATGPS